From a region of the Desulfuromonas sp. KJ2020 genome:
- a CDS encoding acyl-CoA dehydrogenase family protein, whose translation MSKPGMEEKRSLEVAEAARETEWQLPSFVGEMFMGRFRPDLIHPYPEQDPEDRRAGDRILEKLKLFLAAEVDADRIDREKEIPPEVIDGLRDMGLFGIKLPTEYGGLGLSQVNYNRIVQLVASHCASTAVLLSAHQSIGVPQPLKMFGTDEQKEKYLPRLAKGEISAFALTEPGVGSDPSKMTTTAVPTADGEAYLINGHKLWISNGPVADLLIVMARTNDPADERPEITAFVVEGQSDGLTTEHRCDFMGLKGIQNGLLRFENVRVPKENIVLGLGKGLKLALQTLNTGRLTLPAACGGAMKQALAMATEWANERRQWGAPVGHHEAVAAKLATMAGEIFAVESLAWLTSAMADRGEMDIRLEAALAKLYCSEALWRTVDAGVQIRGGRGYETAESLQGRGEAPMPMERLLRDARINLIIEGTSEIMRLFIAREALDPHMRVAGASATSSKIDVMGAGKFYARWYPMLWLPRFKGPEGFELRGSLASHLRFAERASRRLARDLFHMMMVHRQGLQKKQMILGRLVDTGAELFAMSAVLSRCASPGCPAGAEELADLFCRQARRRIKRFHQEVYCNDDTRTYRVARQVLKGSFPWLEGNIVSTWKQKAPKDE comes from the coding sequence ATGAGCAAGCCGGGCATGGAAGAAAAACGCTCCCTGGAGGTGGCCGAAGCGGCCCGGGAGACGGAATGGCAGTTGCCAAGCTTTGTCGGCGAGATGTTCATGGGGCGGTTTCGTCCCGACCTGATTCATCCCTATCCGGAACAGGATCCGGAAGACCGGCGGGCCGGCGACCGCATACTGGAGAAGTTGAAACTGTTTCTGGCGGCGGAAGTTGACGCCGATCGCATCGACCGGGAGAAGGAGATCCCGCCGGAGGTGATTGACGGGCTGCGGGATATGGGCTTGTTCGGCATCAAACTGCCGACCGAATACGGCGGGCTCGGTCTGTCCCAGGTCAACTACAACCGTATCGTGCAGCTGGTGGCCAGCCACTGCGCCTCGACGGCGGTGCTGCTGTCGGCGCACCAGAGCATCGGGGTACCGCAACCGCTGAAGATGTTCGGCACCGATGAGCAGAAAGAAAAATATTTGCCACGCCTGGCCAAGGGGGAGATCAGCGCTTTTGCCCTGACCGAGCCCGGAGTCGGTTCCGATCCCTCCAAAATGACCACCACCGCGGTTCCCACCGCCGATGGCGAAGCCTACCTCATCAACGGGCATAAGCTGTGGATCAGTAATGGGCCGGTAGCGGACCTGCTCATCGTCATGGCCCGCACCAACGATCCGGCGGACGAGCGGCCGGAGATTACGGCTTTCGTGGTCGAAGGACAGTCGGACGGGCTGACCACCGAACACCGCTGCGATTTCATGGGTCTGAAGGGGATTCAGAACGGTCTGCTGCGTTTTGAGAATGTGCGGGTGCCGAAGGAAAATATCGTTCTTGGCCTCGGCAAGGGTCTGAAGCTGGCGCTGCAGACGCTGAACACCGGCCGGCTCACCCTGCCGGCGGCCTGCGGCGGGGCCATGAAACAGGCCCTGGCCATGGCCACGGAATGGGCTAACGAACGCAGGCAGTGGGGGGCTCCCGTGGGGCACCATGAGGCGGTGGCCGCCAAGCTGGCGACCATGGCGGGCGAGATCTTTGCCGTGGAAAGCCTGGCCTGGCTGACCTCGGCCATGGCCGACCGGGGGGAGATGGATATCCGCCTCGAAGCGGCCCTGGCCAAGCTCTATTGCAGCGAGGCCCTGTGGCGTACGGTGGATGCGGGGGTACAGATCCGCGGCGGCCGGGGGTACGAGACCGCTGAATCGCTGCAGGGAAGGGGCGAGGCGCCCATGCCCATGGAGCGCTTGCTGCGCGATGCCCGCATCAACCTCATCATCGAGGGGACGAGTGAAATCATGCGTCTGTTCATTGCCCGCGAGGCCCTGGATCCGCACATGCGCGTCGCGGGTGCCTCGGCAACCTCGTCCAAAATCGACGTGATGGGGGCCGGCAAGTTCTATGCACGCTGGTATCCCATGCTTTGGCTGCCGCGCTTCAAGGGCCCTGAGGGCTTTGAATTGCGGGGTTCCCTGGCCTCGCATCTGCGTTTTGCCGAGAGAGCCAGCCGCCGTCTGGCCAGGGATCTTTTCCACATGATGATGGTTCATCGGCAGGGTTTGCAGAAAAAGCAGATGATCCTCGGCCGCCTGGTCGATACGGGAGCCGAGCTGTTCGCCATGAGCGCGGTGCTGTCCCGCTGTGCCTCCCCGGGCTGTCCCGCCGGGGCCGAGGAGCTGGCCGATCTCTTCTGTCGCCAGGCCAGAAGGCGGATCAAGAGATTCCATCAGGAGGTCTATTGCAACGACGACACCCGTACCTACCGGGTGGCCCGCCAGGTGCTCAAAGGCTCTTTTCCCTGGCTGGAGGGCAACATCGTCAGCACCTGGAAGCAAAAGGCACCTAAGGACGAATGA
- a CDS encoding UbiD family decarboxylase, with amino-acid sequence MGYKNLRECVRDLEARGELVRIECEIDPNLEAAAIQRRVYQAGGPALYFARVKGSRFPMVGNLFGTLERTRTIFRDTLDTLACLAALKINPASFLKNPLKYAGVPRGALHLLPKRVKSGPILAGRTSLSQLPQLKSWPDDGGAFITLPQVYSESIRNPGWRQSNLGMYRVQISGGHYRPEAEVGLHYQIHRGIGVHHAEALEQGVPFRVNIFVGGPPSLTVAAVMPLPEGMPELSFAGVLGGHRISLVTPPGQLPMPAEADFVITGTVDPQRTLPEGPFGDHLGYYSLAHDFPVVQVDQVYHRHGAIWPFTSVGRPPQEDTSFGAFIHELTGDLIPTVLPGVHAVHAVDAAGVHPLLLAIGSERYVPYARQRRPQELLTIANAILGQGQLSLAKYLLLTAREDQPDLDVHDVPGFFRHILERVDWRCDLHFQTCTTVDTLDYSGSALNAGSKVVIAAAGEARRRLTTDLPAELSLPAGFSNPRVAMPGVLLVQGPSCSRPRHTTDPRMEAFCLSYAPESAINRFPLIVVVDDSTFVASSLNNFLWTAFTRSDPALDLYGIGASITGKHWGCAGALVMDARSKPHHAPPLMDDPAVEKRVDALGTPGGPLHGII; translated from the coding sequence ATGGGTTATAAAAACCTTCGAGAGTGTGTCCGCGACCTGGAAGCCCGGGGAGAACTTGTTCGCATCGAATGCGAGATCGATCCGAACCTGGAGGCGGCCGCCATCCAGAGAAGGGTCTATCAGGCGGGGGGACCGGCCCTTTATTTTGCCCGCGTCAAGGGCAGCCGCTTTCCCATGGTCGGCAATCTCTTCGGCACCCTGGAGCGGACCCGCACGATCTTTCGGGATACTCTCGACACCCTGGCTTGCCTGGCCGCTCTCAAGATCAACCCGGCCTCCTTTCTGAAAAACCCCCTCAAATATGCCGGTGTGCCCCGCGGGGCTCTGCATTTGCTGCCCAAGCGGGTGAAGTCTGGCCCCATCCTGGCCGGGCGCACCAGCCTGAGTCAGCTCCCCCAGCTCAAGTCCTGGCCCGATGACGGCGGCGCTTTCATCACCCTGCCGCAGGTCTATTCGGAGAGCATCCGCAACCCCGGTTGGCGCCAGAGCAATCTGGGGATGTACCGGGTGCAGATATCCGGCGGGCATTACCGTCCCGAGGCGGAGGTGGGTCTTCACTACCAGATCCACCGGGGCATCGGGGTGCATCATGCCGAAGCCCTGGAACAGGGGGTGCCCTTTCGCGTCAATATCTTTGTGGGCGGGCCGCCGAGTCTTACGGTGGCGGCAGTCATGCCCCTGCCGGAGGGAATGCCCGAGCTCTCTTTTGCCGGAGTCCTGGGTGGGCACCGAATTTCGCTGGTGACACCACCGGGACAACTGCCCATGCCGGCCGAGGCGGATTTCGTCATCACCGGCACCGTCGATCCGCAGCGTACCCTGCCGGAAGGGCCCTTTGGCGACCACCTGGGCTATTACAGCCTTGCCCATGATTTTCCCGTGGTGCAGGTGGACCAGGTCTACCATCGTCACGGCGCCATCTGGCCCTTTACCAGCGTCGGGCGACCGCCGCAGGAAGATACGAGTTTTGGCGCTTTTATCCACGAACTGACAGGCGACCTCATCCCCACCGTGCTGCCGGGGGTGCATGCGGTGCACGCCGTCGACGCGGCCGGGGTACACCCGCTGCTGCTGGCTATCGGCAGCGAGCGTTATGTCCCCTATGCTCGGCAGCGGCGCCCCCAGGAACTGCTGACCATCGCCAATGCCATTCTCGGTCAGGGCCAGCTGTCTTTGGCCAAATATCTTCTGCTGACCGCCCGGGAGGATCAGCCCGATCTGGATGTGCACGATGTCCCCGGGTTTTTCCGTCACATTCTTGAGCGGGTCGACTGGCGCTGCGATCTGCACTTTCAGACCTGCACGACGGTGGATACCCTCGATTACTCCGGCAGCGCCCTCAACGCCGGCTCCAAAGTAGTGATCGCCGCCGCCGGGGAGGCGCGCCGCCGTCTGACCACCGACCTTCCCGCGGAACTGAGTCTGCCGGCCGGCTTCTCAAATCCCCGGGTGGCCATGCCCGGGGTGCTGCTGGTACAGGGGCCGTCCTGTTCGCGCCCAAGGCACACCACCGACCCGAGGATGGAGGCGTTCTGCCTTTCCTACGCACCGGAGAGCGCCATCAATCGCTTCCCGCTGATCGTGGTGGTCGATGACAGTACTTTTGTCGCTTCCAGCCTGAACAACTTTCTGTGGACCGCCTTTACCCGCTCCGATCCGGCCCTGGATCTTTACGGCATCGGCGCCTCAATTACCGGTAAGCATTGGGGGTGTGCGGGGGCGCTGGTCATGGACGCCCGCAGCAAACCCCATCATGCCCCCCCTCTCATGGATGACCCCGCCGTGGAAAAGCGGGTGGATGCCCTCGGCACTCCGGGCGGCCCTCTGCACGGGATCATCTGA
- a CDS encoding DoxX family protein, translating to MSLKFLGRYKDFGLLLLRVGIGVMFLLHGAPKLLGGPDKWTSLGSAMQYLGIHAFPMFWGFSAAVTEFFGGVFLILGLFFRPACFFLAVTMAVAASMHVGRGEGLMAASHAIENGIFFLGLIFIGPGRYSVDRG from the coding sequence ATGTCCCTCAAATTTCTCGGACGTTACAAGGATTTCGGCTTGCTGCTGCTGCGCGTCGGCATCGGCGTCATGTTTCTCTTGCATGGGGCGCCCAAGCTCCTGGGCGGTCCGGATAAGTGGACCAGTCTGGGCAGCGCCATGCAGTATCTCGGGATCCACGCTTTTCCCATGTTCTGGGGTTTTTCAGCCGCCGTTACCGAATTTTTCGGCGGCGTTTTCCTCATTCTGGGGCTCTTTTTCCGGCCGGCCTGTTTTTTTCTGGCCGTGACCATGGCCGTGGCGGCCAGCATGCACGTCGGGCGGGGCGAGGGACTTATGGCGGCTTCCCATGCCATTGAAAACGGAATCTTTTTTCTTGGGCTGATCTTTATCGGACCGGGACGCTACAGTGTGGACAGGGGCTGA
- a CDS encoding PLP-dependent cysteine synthase family protein yields the protein MKKHGFGLIQAIGETPLVELTQLQQNPRVRLFAKLEGNNPGGSVKDRPAAYMIRKAEEAGALDAGKVILEPTSGNTGIALAMIGASKGYRVKLVMPACVSLERRAILEAYGAEVVLSPADEATDGAIRLAHRILEEEPDLYYMPNQYGNPNNPLAHYETTGPEIWRQTGGRLDAFVAGMGTSGTLMGVGRYLKEQNTNIQIVGVEPRLGHKVQGLKNMQEAIVPAIYHREQLDVKLTVEDEDAFATARHLAMDEGIFAGMSSGAAVAGALRFAETLQEGIVVTLLPDRGDRYLSTTLFRSVCANCPP from the coding sequence ATGAAGAAGCACGGTTTTGGTCTGATCCAGGCCATCGGGGAAACGCCCCTGGTGGAATTGACCCAGCTACAGCAGAATCCTCGGGTGCGACTTTTCGCCAAACTGGAGGGCAACAATCCTGGCGGCTCGGTGAAAGACCGCCCCGCTGCCTATATGATCCGCAAGGCCGAGGAAGCCGGGGCTCTTGACGCCGGCAAGGTGATTCTGGAGCCGACCTCCGGCAACACTGGCATCGCTCTGGCCATGATCGGCGCCTCCAAAGGATATCGGGTAAAGCTGGTGATGCCCGCCTGCGTGAGCCTGGAGCGACGGGCCATTCTGGAAGCTTACGGCGCCGAAGTCGTTCTCTCGCCGGCTGACGAGGCCACCGATGGGGCCATCCGGCTCGCCCACCGGATTCTGGAAGAAGAACCGGACCTCTATTATATGCCCAACCAGTATGGCAATCCGAACAACCCCCTGGCGCACTACGAGACGACGGGGCCGGAGATCTGGCGGCAGACGGGAGGGCGTCTTGACGCCTTCGTTGCCGGCATGGGTACCTCGGGCACCCTCATGGGGGTCGGCCGCTACCTGAAGGAGCAGAATACTAACATTCAGATTGTCGGGGTCGAGCCGCGTCTGGGGCACAAGGTGCAGGGCCTCAAAAACATGCAGGAAGCAATCGTCCCGGCCATCTACCATCGGGAGCAACTGGATGTGAAGTTGACCGTGGAGGACGAGGATGCCTTCGCTACGGCCCGGCACCTGGCCATGGACGAGGGAATTTTCGCCGGCATGTCGAGTGGGGCCGCCGTGGCGGGGGCCCTGCGCTTCGCCGAGACCCTGCAGGAGGGCATTGTCGTCACTCTCTTGCCTGACCGGGGCGACCGCTACCTGAGCACCACCCTCTTTCGTTCCGTCTGTGCCAACTGCCCGCCCTGA
- a CDS encoding cytochrome-c peroxidase, with amino-acid sequence MKRTIAMVVAGGIWLLLAGLPVLAAELPLGLPPVPIPEDNPRTSEKIALGQQLYEDKRFSADGTVACANCHLLEKAFVDGLPVSEGIGQQKGTRNAPTVINAVYYNEQFWDGRRPTLEEQAKDPFVNPVEHGLETHDPIVEIVQTDPDYVAQFEKVFGLKAAEITIDHVVKAIASFERTIISGNSPFDRYQYGGDQTAMSEAAIRGLNIYLDKGRCQSCHTIGEQDALFTNNDYHNLGVGLAKIEPRLREIVTAFRKAQAAGENVDEKVLTDADVSELGRFAITLRPADIGKFKTPGLRNIAVTAPYMHDGSLNTLEEVIDLYDRGGEANPMLDGGIRVLNLTDQEKSDLVEFLKHLTSPEYAHLANQK; translated from the coding sequence ATGAAGCGAACCATAGCCATGGTGGTGGCCGGGGGAATCTGGCTGCTCCTAGCGGGCCTGCCGGTTCTGGCGGCTGAATTGCCCCTGGGCTTGCCGCCCGTGCCGATTCCTGAGGACAACCCCCGGACCTCGGAAAAAATTGCCTTGGGCCAGCAACTCTACGAGGACAAACGGTTCAGTGCCGACGGCACCGTGGCCTGTGCCAACTGCCATCTGCTGGAAAAAGCTTTCGTCGATGGTCTCCCGGTTTCTGAAGGGATTGGTCAGCAGAAAGGTACCCGAAACGCCCCCACGGTGATCAATGCGGTGTATTACAACGAACAGTTCTGGGACGGCCGTCGGCCCACCTTGGAGGAGCAGGCCAAAGATCCCTTCGTCAACCCGGTGGAACATGGTCTGGAAACCCACGACCCCATAGTGGAGATTGTACAGACCGATCCCGACTATGTGGCGCAATTCGAAAAGGTGTTCGGGCTGAAGGCGGCTGAGATCACCATCGATCACGTAGTCAAGGCCATCGCGAGCTTTGAGCGCACCATCATTTCGGGAAATTCGCCGTTTGATCGTTACCAGTACGGGGGAGACCAAACGGCCATGTCCGAGGCAGCCATTCGAGGGCTGAATATCTATCTCGACAAAGGGCGCTGCCAGAGTTGCCATACCATCGGTGAACAAGATGCCCTGTTCACCAACAACGATTACCATAATCTGGGCGTGGGGCTCGCCAAGATTGAACCACGCCTGAGGGAGATCGTCACCGCCTTTCGAAAAGCTCAGGCTGCCGGCGAAAATGTCGATGAAAAAGTGCTTACGGACGCCGACGTCTCGGAGCTGGGTCGCTTTGCCATCACCTTGCGTCCTGCGGATATCGGCAAGTTCAAGACGCCGGGGTTGCGCAATATCGCGGTGACCGCACCCTATATGCACGACGGCAGCCTCAACACTCTCGAAGAAGTGATCGACCTATACGACCGGGGCGGCGAGGCCAATCCCATGCTTGATGGCGGCATCCGGGTTCTTAACCTGACCGACCAGGAAAAGTCCGACCTTGTCGAGTTTCTGAAGCATCTGACCAGTCCGGAGTATGCTCATCTGGCAAACCAAAAGTGA
- a CDS encoding metallophosphoesterase encodes MSTKVNRRIFLKQLGVAAAMTAVPLNLVEVAWGKEEGENFTFAYISDPHITHIGGSKFVNNFDKGLEKAIAEVNFMWPQPDFVVFGGDLAQLGKKEELDHGLEMMSKLSVPVKYVIGEHDYYLDLGQYWEEKISKLYYSFDHKGVHFVVLNSILTDDDWTHKRWPTAMERMLQMARLDNPNGSPFMVKEAQRQWLKQDLANVNKNTPVVVMSHSPLYKVYKGWNFWTEDAEEVQALLKPFKKVTVLHGHVHQIMYNQIGNISFHAMMSTGWPWPYPVSYSQAANMVPKMTVFMNRADPFHERDATGWSAINLENGRVVNNLELWQNTPRSVRFDDKAKHPVDSQYQDPSNRIPPQIHY; translated from the coding sequence ATGAGCACGAAGGTCAATCGAAGAATTTTTCTGAAGCAGTTGGGGGTGGCCGCGGCCATGACGGCAGTGCCCTTGAATCTGGTCGAAGTCGCCTGGGGCAAGGAGGAGGGAGAGAATTTCACCTTCGCCTACATTTCTGATCCTCATATTACCCACATCGGTGGCAGCAAGTTTGTGAACAATTTCGACAAGGGCCTTGAAAAAGCCATCGCCGAAGTCAACTTCATGTGGCCGCAGCCCGATTTCGTCGTCTTTGGCGGCGACCTGGCCCAGTTGGGCAAAAAGGAAGAGCTCGACCATGGCCTGGAAATGATGTCCAAGCTCTCAGTTCCGGTCAAATACGTCATCGGCGAACATGACTATTATCTCGACCTGGGACAGTACTGGGAAGAAAAGATCAGCAAGCTTTACTACAGCTTCGATCACAAGGGCGTGCACTTTGTCGTGCTTAACAGCATCCTCACCGATGATGACTGGACCCACAAGCGCTGGCCGACGGCCATGGAACGCATGCTGCAGATGGCCCGACTCGATAATCCCAACGGGTCGCCCTTCATGGTCAAGGAAGCGCAGCGCCAATGGCTTAAACAGGATCTCGCCAACGTGAATAAAAACACCCCCGTCGTGGTGATGTCCCATTCCCCGCTCTACAAGGTGTACAAGGGGTGGAACTTCTGGACGGAGGATGCCGAAGAGGTGCAGGCCCTTTTGAAGCCTTTCAAAAAGGTGACCGTTCTGCATGGGCATGTCCATCAGATCATGTACAACCAGATCGGCAATATTTCTTTCCACGCCATGATGTCCACCGGTTGGCCCTGGCCCTATCCCGTCAGTTACAGCCAGGCGGCAAACATGGTGCCCAAGATGACCGTATTCATGAACCGAGCCGATCCCTTCCATGAGCGGGATGCTACCGGCTGGTCGGCTATCAACCTCGAAAACGGACGGGTTGTCAACAACCTGGAACTCTGGCAGAACACCCCCCGTTCGGTTCGCTTTGACGACAAGGCCAAGCATCCGGTCGACAGCCAGTATCAGGATCCGTCGAACCGAATCCCGCCTCAGATTCATTATTGA
- a CDS encoding mechanosensitive ion channel domain-containing protein — protein sequence MLKKLLSILMLLICVLPSQAEDSPPKEDSTVVYPGVAEVVPSLARLQTQTASALTKTRELENLTDTKTQIEQLRVRQEDLSRWIKEQGDPTGWNYDRLAETVSKLTAQEAELDRIMSALIDKVVELEKLKEAWKDRQLYWRNWQDSLTPSETKVATESFNNASDLTVEVLQAIEKAMPSLVDLQKQVTALQTASLEMRTEIESYMKDFRRQIFSKTGPPFYSRQFYEAFNADLFDAVVAGVHSVKGQASGFWQRQGWVALFQAMLALGLAGFIKRYRRLAEVTQEWHFILDHPWATGVFVAIVSLGFLYTEVPGPYRLGLWALAAFSAAVLTAGLLKNPRKIAMVYAVAILSVLSVALQLIALPSPLYRLYLATIAMVGIPFLLFMAKGNQKVHSGRVNGFTLLLRLGAGVLLVSLVAQIGGFSNLASRLIESSVETIFLYIFTTMSIRLGHGGVDFLFSRPAFRTKLFFIQFGVELQNRLKGLVRVAFLVFAILYLSQIWGLYASAGQAVNQILGYSFTLGEITISVEMILLVAFTVYVSIVVSWFLKAVLEAEIFPRKHYDRGVRDAIKKLLHYSLVLLGFLLALSIAGIELKNLAVVLGAFGIGIGFGLQNIVNNFVSGLILLFERPVKVGDTLVVDDEWGLVKKIGLRSTIVETYNRAEIIVPNSDLISQKVTNWSLSTRVARVVLPVGVAYGSHVEKVLSILGEAAKANPDVLSDPEPSPIFTGFGDSSLDFELRVWVEDVGQMLAVKSWLGQYVDKRFREEGVEIPFPQRDLHVRSIDSLVLSSLRENTPSRQDEKKPQETPASGQESLRE from the coding sequence ATGCTAAAAAAGCTCCTGTCTATTCTAATGCTGCTTATTTGTGTTCTACCGTCACAGGCGGAAGATTCCCCTCCTAAAGAGGATTCCACTGTCGTTTACCCCGGAGTGGCCGAGGTTGTTCCCTCTTTAGCCAGACTTCAGACACAGACAGCCAGTGCCCTTACGAAAACGCGTGAACTTGAAAATCTGACCGACACGAAGACTCAGATTGAGCAGCTTCGCGTCAGGCAGGAGGACCTCAGCCGTTGGATCAAAGAACAGGGCGATCCCACCGGTTGGAATTACGATCGACTGGCCGAGACAGTGTCCAAATTGACGGCACAGGAAGCCGAACTGGACAGGATAATGTCCGCCCTCATCGATAAAGTAGTGGAATTGGAGAAATTAAAAGAAGCATGGAAGGATCGTCAACTTTATTGGCGTAATTGGCAGGATTCACTGACTCCTTCGGAAACCAAAGTGGCGACGGAATCATTCAATAACGCCTCGGATCTCACGGTGGAAGTTCTTCAGGCCATTGAAAAGGCTATGCCAAGCCTGGTCGATCTGCAAAAACAGGTGACCGCCCTGCAAACGGCCAGCCTGGAAATGAGAACAGAAATCGAGTCCTACATGAAGGATTTTCGGCGGCAAATCTTCAGCAAAACAGGGCCCCCTTTTTATTCCCGCCAGTTTTATGAGGCCTTTAATGCCGACCTGTTTGATGCTGTGGTTGCTGGTGTGCACTCCGTAAAGGGGCAAGCCTCTGGTTTTTGGCAGCGGCAAGGCTGGGTTGCCCTCTTTCAGGCCATGCTGGCGCTGGGGTTGGCTGGCTTTATCAAGAGGTATAGGCGCTTGGCCGAGGTTACCCAGGAGTGGCACTTTATTCTTGACCACCCCTGGGCGACAGGAGTGTTCGTCGCTATCGTTTCCCTCGGATTTCTTTACACTGAGGTTCCGGGGCCTTACCGCCTGGGACTTTGGGCCTTGGCCGCCTTTTCCGCGGCGGTTCTAACGGCAGGCCTGCTTAAAAACCCCCGAAAAATTGCCATGGTTTACGCCGTGGCGATCCTTTCTGTCCTCTCAGTTGCCTTGCAGTTGATCGCCTTGCCCTCGCCGCTCTACCGGCTTTACCTGGCCACGATCGCCATGGTTGGCATTCCCTTCCTGCTGTTTATGGCCAAAGGCAATCAGAAGGTTCACAGCGGCCGGGTCAATGGCTTTACCTTGCTGCTTCGTCTGGGGGCGGGTGTCCTGCTGGTTTCTCTCGTCGCCCAGATTGGCGGGTTTAGTAATCTGGCTTCCCGTTTGATAGAGTCCAGCGTTGAGACTATTTTTCTCTATATTTTTACGACCATGAGCATTCGGCTGGGTCATGGTGGAGTCGATTTTCTCTTCAGTCGGCCCGCCTTCAGGACAAAACTTTTTTTCATCCAATTTGGCGTCGAGCTTCAAAACCGCCTCAAAGGGCTGGTAAGGGTCGCCTTCCTGGTCTTTGCCATCCTCTATTTGAGTCAGATTTGGGGCCTCTATGCGTCTGCCGGGCAGGCCGTGAATCAGATTCTGGGCTACAGTTTTACCCTCGGCGAAATCACGATTTCCGTCGAGATGATTTTGCTGGTGGCTTTCACTGTTTATGTCTCTATCGTAGTTTCCTGGTTTTTAAAAGCTGTACTTGAGGCGGAAATTTTCCCCAGAAAGCACTACGATCGAGGGGTACGGGATGCAATCAAAAAGTTGCTCCACTATTCCCTGGTTCTGCTTGGCTTTCTGTTGGCCCTTAGCATTGCGGGCATTGAACTGAAGAACCTGGCCGTTGTTCTTGGCGCCTTTGGTATCGGCATCGGTTTCGGATTACAGAATATTGTCAATAATTTCGTCAGTGGCCTGATCCTGCTTTTTGAGCGACCGGTCAAGGTGGGTGACACTCTTGTTGTCGATGACGAGTGGGGGCTGGTCAAAAAGATCGGGTTACGCTCGACCATTGTGGAGACCTATAACCGGGCCGAAATCATCGTTCCGAACTCGGACCTGATCTCCCAGAAGGTAACCAACTGGAGTCTCTCGACGCGGGTGGCGCGGGTGGTTCTCCCCGTGGGGGTAGCGTATGGAAGCCATGTTGAGAAAGTACTGAGCATTCTTGGGGAGGCGGCCAAGGCAAACCCGGATGTCCTGAGTGATCCTGAACCATCCCCCATTTTTACAGGATTCGGTGACAGCTCGCTTGACTTCGAACTCAGGGTCTGGGTCGAAGATGTCGGCCAGATGTTGGCGGTGAAAAGCTGGCTGGGCCAATATGTGGACAAACGTTTTCGAGAGGAAGGGGTGGAGATCCCCTTTCCGCAGAGAGATCTTCATGTACGATCCATCGACTCGCTGGTGCTGTCCAGCTTGAGAGAGAATACACCGAGCCGTCAGGACGAAAAAAAACCGCAAGAAACTCCTGCCTCCGGGCAGGAGTCCTTGCGGGAGTGA
- a CDS encoding YtxH domain-containing protein: MSERENNATVGAMMLVAGGVIGAGLALLFAPQSGKKTRKQIVRYSKKVRNEAEARIQDTVHSLADFVEDLNDRTSEMLSQGEEVAEEWRRQFVDAIESGQKSLEKQKKKLSKNWD, translated from the coding sequence ATGAGCGAGAGGGAAAACAACGCTACCGTGGGGGCCATGATGTTGGTCGCCGGAGGAGTCATTGGAGCAGGCCTGGCCTTGCTCTTTGCCCCGCAGTCGGGCAAAAAAACGCGAAAACAGATCGTCCGCTACTCCAAAAAAGTTCGGAACGAGGCGGAAGCCCGGATTCAGGACACGGTCCACTCGCTGGCGGATTTTGTCGAAGACCTCAACGATCGAACGAGCGAAATGTTGAGCCAGGGAGAAGAGGTCGCCGAGGAATGGCGCCGTCAATTCGTCGATGCCATCGAAAGTGGCCAGAAGTCCCTGGAAAAACAAAAAAAGAAACTTTCCAAAAACTGGGACTGA